In one Halorubrum sp. CBA1229 genomic region, the following are encoded:
- a CDS encoding DEAD/DEAH box helicase, with product MEDAIEWLRNRPFYEGQIAEHRRLPAREPAYGDVDLAPRMADALSKDGIDRLYRHQADAIDAVRDGDDVVLATETASGKSLAYTVPAFEAAMDRGGRTLYIAPQNALIADQEESLSDLAHGLGFGSGVSVASYTGRLSRAEKRDVRDRQPTVLLSNPDMLHYALLPYAGRLWEWFFSSLEYVVIDEVHSYRGVFGSQVALTLRRLARTCERFGSDPQFVCCSATINNPVEHVAAVTGRDPDGIALVDEDTSGRGPRDWVLWNPPEYDDDWQERGSGRRKSSHTESKRLFCDLVTAGAQTLAFTRARQTAEQYATDSASDLRERGERELAGKVGAYQAALTNQRRREIEADLHAGDLRGVWSTSALELGVDVGGLDAVILDGYPGTRMSAHQRAGRAGRGDDPALVVMVGGEDQLDQYLMNNPADFFEAPPEDAICDPENDQLLPGHVACAADESWLTPDDDRFFGSSFPGVVADLTDESVLDRRETDDGLRWTHAGSSSPQQSVNLRTAGDREIDLIDSSRSETVASLGFGDALRDAHPGAIYHQQGRTYEVTELDLDRDVAELQSSWADYYTQPLTEKDIVVNEDLAERELSARPDVPVRFADVTVTERITGFVRKDAKTGESLGESTLDLPETTLRTKALYFPVPADLESEMRAIGAGDGDAGEGSDADDAEAATDGGESETGDGEGGAGDGGSEATPDGEYAFNGGIHAAEHGIISLFPFHLLCDRADVGGISTPYHPHTDAPAVFVYDGYPGGVGLTRRGHERIEELMARTARLIDGCDCEGGCPACVQSPHCGNANDPLAKAPAVRLLEALTDDG from the coding sequence GTGGAGGACGCCATCGAGTGGCTGCGGAACCGACCGTTCTACGAGGGACAGATCGCGGAGCACCGCCGCCTCCCCGCCCGCGAGCCCGCGTACGGCGACGTCGACCTCGCCCCCCGGATGGCCGACGCGCTCTCGAAGGACGGCATCGACCGCCTCTACCGTCACCAGGCCGACGCGATCGACGCGGTCCGCGACGGCGACGACGTCGTCCTCGCCACCGAGACGGCGAGCGGGAAGTCGCTCGCGTACACCGTCCCCGCCTTCGAGGCGGCGATGGACCGCGGGGGCCGGACGCTGTACATCGCCCCCCAGAACGCGCTGATCGCGGACCAGGAGGAGAGCCTGAGCGACCTCGCTCACGGGCTCGGCTTCGGCAGCGGCGTCTCCGTCGCGTCGTACACGGGCCGGCTCTCGCGGGCGGAGAAGCGCGACGTGCGCGACCGCCAGCCGACCGTGTTGCTGTCGAATCCGGACATGCTCCACTACGCGCTGCTGCCGTACGCGGGGCGCCTGTGGGAGTGGTTCTTCTCGTCGCTGGAGTACGTCGTTATCGACGAGGTCCACAGCTACCGCGGCGTGTTCGGCTCGCAGGTCGCTCTGACCCTCCGCCGGCTCGCGCGGACCTGCGAGCGATTCGGGTCGGACCCGCAGTTCGTCTGCTGTTCGGCGACGATCAACAACCCGGTCGAGCACGTCGCCGCGGTGACCGGTCGCGACCCGGACGGGATCGCGCTCGTCGACGAAGATACGTCGGGGCGGGGGCCGCGCGACTGGGTGCTGTGGAACCCGCCGGAGTACGACGACGACTGGCAGGAGCGCGGGAGCGGCCGCCGGAAGTCGAGTCACACGGAGAGCAAACGGCTCTTCTGTGACCTCGTGACCGCCGGCGCCCAGACGCTGGCGTTCACGAGGGCGCGCCAGACCGCGGAGCAGTACGCGACCGACAGCGCGAGCGACCTCCGCGAGCGCGGCGAGCGCGAGCTGGCGGGGAAGGTGGGCGCGTATCAGGCCGCCCTGACGAACCAGCGCCGCCGGGAGATCGAGGCCGACCTCCACGCCGGCGACCTCCGGGGCGTCTGGTCGACGAGCGCGCTGGAGCTCGGCGTCGACGTCGGCGGGCTCGACGCCGTGATCCTCGACGGCTACCCCGGAACGCGAATGTCGGCGCACCAGCGCGCGGGGCGGGCCGGCCGCGGCGACGACCCCGCCCTCGTCGTGATGGTCGGCGGCGAGGACCAGCTCGATCAGTACCTGATGAACAACCCGGCCGACTTCTTCGAGGCGCCGCCGGAGGACGCGATCTGCGACCCCGAGAACGATCAGCTGCTCCCGGGCCACGTCGCCTGCGCGGCCGACGAGAGCTGGCTCACGCCCGACGACGATCGCTTCTTCGGCTCATCGTTCCCCGGTGTCGTCGCCGACCTGACCGACGAGAGTGTCCTCGACAGGCGGGAGACCGACGACGGGCTGCGGTGGACCCACGCCGGCTCGTCGAGCCCGCAGCAGTCCGTGAACCTCCGGACCGCGGGCGACCGCGAGATCGACCTCATCGACTCGTCGCGGAGCGAGACGGTCGCCTCGCTCGGGTTCGGCGACGCCCTCCGCGACGCCCACCCCGGCGCCATCTACCACCAGCAGGGGCGCACCTACGAGGTGACGGAGCTGGACCTCGACCGCGACGTCGCCGAACTGCAGTCGTCGTGGGCCGACTACTACACGCAGCCGCTCACCGAGAAGGACATCGTCGTGAACGAGGACCTCGCGGAGCGGGAGCTGTCGGCGCGCCCCGACGTTCCGGTCCGGTTCGCGGACGTGACCGTGACGGAGCGGATCACGGGGTTCGTACGGAAGGACGCCAAGACCGGAGAGTCGCTCGGCGAATCGACGCTGGACCTCCCGGAGACGACGCTGCGGACGAAGGCCCTGTACTTCCCGGTGCCGGCCGACCTGGAGTCGGAGATGCGGGCGATCGGCGCCGGCGACGGCGACGCGGGCGAGGGGAGCGACGCCGACGACGCGGAGGCAGCGACCGACGGCGGGGAGAGTGAAACTGGAGACGGAGAGGGCGGAGCCGGGGACGGGGGGAGCGAGGCCACACCCGACGGCGAGTACGCCTTCAACGGCGGGATCCACGCGGCCGAACACGGGATCATCTCGCTGTTCCCGTTCCACCTGCTCTGCGACCGCGCCGACGTCGGCGGCATCTCGACGCCGTACCACCCGCACACCGACGCGCCCGCGGTGTTCGTCTACGACGGCTACCCCGGCGGCGTCGGGCTCACGCGTCGCGGTCACGAGCGGATCGAGGAGCTGATGGCCCGCACCGCGCGGCTCATCGACGGCTGCGACTGCGAGGGGGGGTGTCCGGCCTGCGTCCAATCGCCGCACTGCGGCAACGCCAACGATCCCCTCGCGAAGGCGCCGGCGGTCCGCCTGCTGGAGGCGCTGACGGACGACGGGTAG
- the dacZ gene encoding diadenylate cyclase DacZ has product MASLTDHLSDLVEDADAVLLFSPTSSFHDRFEDGDTEVVVVAPDNDVDADTFVELPLPFDNVKDRIRFGIEGSMDADLVSEGDEVVCIASVFDGGSDAVIRVTVDETVHTGIYDLFVNSRAEPSVIRDVFELAIELGQKGQKGKPVGALFVVGDAGKVMNKSRPLSYNPFEKSHVHVGDPIVNVMVKEFSRLDGAFVVSDSGKIVSAYRYLEPGAEGVDIPKGLGARHMAGGAITRDTNATAIVLSESDGLVRAFKAGELVLEIDPEEY; this is encoded by the coding sequence ATGGCCTCGCTCACCGACCACCTGTCCGACCTCGTCGAGGACGCGGACGCGGTGCTTTTGTTCTCGCCGACGAGCTCGTTTCACGACCGGTTCGAGGACGGCGACACCGAGGTCGTCGTCGTCGCTCCGGACAACGACGTCGACGCCGACACCTTCGTCGAGCTCCCCCTCCCGTTCGACAACGTCAAAGACCGGATCCGGTTCGGTATTGAGGGCTCGATGGACGCCGACTTGGTCAGCGAGGGCGACGAGGTCGTCTGCATCGCGAGCGTCTTCGACGGGGGATCGGACGCGGTGATCCGCGTTACCGTCGACGAGACGGTCCACACCGGGATCTACGACCTGTTCGTCAACTCCCGGGCGGAGCCGAGCGTCATCCGCGACGTGTTCGAACTCGCGATCGAACTCGGACAGAAGGGACAGAAGGGGAAGCCGGTGGGCGCCCTGTTCGTCGTCGGCGACGCGGGGAAGGTGATGAACAAGTCCCGCCCGCTGTCGTACAACCCCTTCGAGAAGTCGCACGTCCACGTCGGCGACCCTATTGTCAACGTGATGGTCAAGGAGTTCTCCCGGCTCGACGGCGCGTTCGTCGTCTCCGACTCCGGGAAGATCGTCTCCGCGTACCGCTACCTCGAACCGGGGGCCGAGGGCGTCGACATCCCGAAGGGGCTCGGCGCGCGCCACATGGCCGGCGGCGCGATCACTCGGGACACGAACGCGACCGCGATCGTGCTCTCGGAGTCCGACGGGCTCGTCCGAGCGTTCAAGGCGGGCGAACTCGTCTTGGAGATCGATCCGGAGGAGTACTGA
- a CDS encoding MFS transporter, giving the protein MSRTRLFGSLCALVFLVNFARVVFAPLVGEFIGEFAIGEGTAGLIVTLAWLGSAAPRLPAGWALTRFSRRLVIVVSGAMLTVGALGVALAPGVATLMTAAFAIGLASGVYFVAANPFVSELFPERVGRAMGVHGTASQLAAVAAAPVVTVALWYDWRLAFYGLAAVAAATTGAFVFLASRTDLPDAGADDTDFVGGALAEWKLILTAVVLMGLTGFVWQGLFNFYELYMIDKGLPPATARNLLTVIFAAGVPAFLVSGDLADRLPHVPYLLGIVSAFIGSVVLVVTVSGLVAVVLASLSVGFAIHMLFPAMDTYLLASLPDGSRASAYAVYSAGMMTTQAAGSWTVGEAIEAGFAYDVVFLALSGGLGAVVVAYAVLERMGRVPGGAAGAEPAA; this is encoded by the coding sequence GTGTCACGGACTCGGCTGTTCGGATCGCTGTGTGCCCTCGTCTTCCTCGTCAACTTCGCGCGCGTCGTCTTCGCGCCGCTCGTGGGGGAGTTCATCGGCGAGTTCGCGATCGGCGAGGGGACCGCCGGCCTCATCGTCACGCTCGCGTGGCTCGGCTCGGCCGCGCCGCGGCTCCCGGCCGGTTGGGCGCTCACGCGCTTCTCCCGCCGGCTGGTTATCGTGGTCTCCGGGGCGATGCTGACCGTCGGCGCGCTCGGCGTCGCCCTCGCGCCCGGCGTGGCGACGCTGATGACCGCCGCGTTCGCGATCGGCTTAGCGTCCGGCGTCTACTTCGTCGCCGCGAACCCGTTCGTCTCCGAGCTGTTCCCGGAGCGCGTCGGTCGGGCCATGGGCGTTCACGGGACGGCGAGCCAGCTCGCCGCGGTCGCGGCCGCACCGGTCGTCACGGTCGCGCTGTGGTACGACTGGCGGCTCGCGTTCTACGGGCTCGCGGCCGTCGCGGCCGCGACGACCGGCGCCTTCGTGTTCCTCGCCTCCCGGACGGACCTCCCCGACGCCGGCGCGGACGACACCGACTTCGTCGGCGGCGCGCTCGCCGAGTGGAAGCTCATCCTGACGGCCGTCGTGCTGATGGGCCTCACGGGCTTCGTCTGGCAGGGGCTGTTCAACTTCTACGAGCTGTACATGATCGACAAGGGGCTGCCGCCCGCGACCGCCCGCAACCTCCTGACGGTGATCTTCGCCGCCGGCGTCCCCGCCTTCCTCGTCTCCGGGGACCTCGCCGACCGGCTCCCACACGTGCCGTACCTGCTCGGCATCGTCTCGGCGTTCATCGGGAGCGTCGTCCTCGTGGTCACCGTCTCCGGGCTCGTCGCCGTCGTCCTCGCCAGCCTCTCCGTCGGCTTCGCCATCCACATGCTGTTCCCCGCCATGGACACGTACCTGCTCGCGTCGCTGCCGGACGGGTCCCGGGCGTCGGCGTACGCCGTCTACTCCGCCGGGATGATGACGACGCAGGCGGCCGGCTCGTGGACCGTCGGCGAGGCGATCGAGGCCGGATTCGCCTACGACGTCGTCTTCCTCGCGCTCTCCGGGGGACTCGGTGCGGTCGTGGTCGCCTACGCCGTGTTGGAGCGCATGGGCCGCGTCCCGGGCGGCGCGGCGGGGGCGGAGCCGGCGGCGTGA
- a CDS encoding GNAT family N-acetyltransferase has product MSHDDADAVTCEGWDGSECEGTVHCPPRCPRFVDKEGARWTIRPAVHEDAAPLAEMYERFETGDRAQGLPPVTRDRRAEWIESMLTEGSNVVAERDGELFGHAMYTPSDAPRPELAVFVQPTMQGRGVGTELCRHVIADAAAAGREGLELHVESGNRVARRVYRTVGFELAERRGDLRMELDLDDPIATEVRWPPLARLGPAEPEADEPPAAGPSRAPADD; this is encoded by the coding sequence ATGAGCCACGACGACGCCGACGCCGTCACCTGCGAGGGGTGGGACGGGAGCGAGTGCGAGGGCACGGTCCACTGTCCGCCGCGGTGTCCGCGGTTCGTGGACAAGGAGGGCGCGCGGTGGACGATCCGGCCCGCCGTGCACGAGGACGCCGCGCCGCTCGCCGAGATGTACGAGCGGTTCGAGACCGGGGACCGCGCCCAGGGGCTCCCGCCGGTGACGCGGGACCGCCGGGCGGAGTGGATCGAGTCGATGCTGACCGAGGGGAGCAACGTCGTCGCCGAGCGCGACGGCGAGCTGTTCGGCCACGCGATGTACACGCCCAGCGACGCGCCCCGCCCCGAACTGGCGGTGTTCGTCCAGCCGACGATGCAGGGGCGGGGCGTCGGGACCGAGCTCTGCCGACACGTGATCGCCGACGCCGCCGCCGCGGGACGCGAGGGGCTCGAACTCCACGTCGAGAGCGGGAACCGCGTCGCGCGCCGGGTGTACCGAACGGTCGGGTTCGAGCTCGCCGAGCGACGCGGCGACCTCCGGATGGAACTCGACCTCGACGACCCGATCGCGACCGAGGTGCGCTGGCCGCCGCTGGCGCGTCTCGGGCCCGCCGAGCCGGAGGCGGACGAGCCGCCCGCAGCAGGTCCTTCCCGCGCCCCGGCCGACGACTGA
- a CDS encoding SipW-dependent-type signal peptide-containing protein: MSDKKFELSRRNALIGLGTVGLASAGAGVGTSAYFSDEESFEDNTLTAGELDLFVDYWTGANSEAIDGGTTGSGQNDGGVSAQYVLNDVKPGDSGKLVFCPKIVDNPAWLWAGSSGFTQYENDLTEPEAEVDDTGGDPGAGNGELADNIQVTVAYCEPSDDLEGSDPSGPEDFETVRELNNPEDYTLTDLLLELQYGYLLDGYVEEGGEWVPTDDGAYPASPDSDTQTGPCICIEWNVPTTVGNVIQSDSVEFDLGFYAEQERHNENPTSPYATGTTDDLYPPFDSNRALGMSIQGSGGSGSAEAEIHNATSGNTAFPFGNANDDSDNFPADQDVDFTATLDVDSNTASLEVLGSQAGGTDVTASDTDVTDGQGDGNALGSDTEWQNGGIPQTVDVAISARSLNSDTTTVKNLTLNGTSVSPDQLAASAGPEQTYLVLQGIDSSAGNTIEIDGTLNIEGDASGWSGIDGLVINWR, encoded by the coding sequence ATGTCAGACAAGAAATTCGAGCTGTCACGGCGGAACGCACTGATCGGTCTCGGGACCGTGGGCCTCGCGTCCGCGGGAGCGGGAGTCGGAACAAGCGCGTACTTCAGCGATGAGGAGAGCTTCGAGGATAACACACTCACTGCGGGAGAGCTGGACCTCTTCGTCGATTACTGGACGGGCGCAAACTCGGAGGCGATCGACGGGGGAACGACCGGAAGCGGTCAAAACGACGGCGGCGTGTCGGCGCAGTACGTCCTCAACGACGTCAAGCCCGGCGACTCGGGGAAGCTGGTGTTCTGTCCGAAGATCGTGGACAACCCCGCGTGGCTGTGGGCGGGTAGCTCCGGATTCACACAGTACGAGAACGACCTGACTGAGCCTGAGGCGGAGGTCGACGACACGGGCGGTGACCCCGGCGCTGGCAACGGCGAACTCGCGGACAACATCCAGGTCACGGTGGCGTACTGTGAACCGTCCGACGATCTCGAGGGCAGCGATCCATCGGGTCCGGAAGATTTCGAAACGGTTCGGGAACTCAACAATCCTGAAGACTACACGCTCACGGATCTCCTTCTGGAACTTCAGTATGGATATCTGTTAGACGGGTACGTGGAGGAGGGAGGCGAATGGGTGCCGACTGATGACGGCGCATATCCGGCCAGCCCTGACTCGGACACGCAGACTGGGCCGTGTATCTGTATCGAATGGAACGTGCCGACCACGGTTGGCAACGTGATCCAGTCCGATTCGGTCGAGTTCGACCTCGGGTTCTACGCGGAACAGGAACGCCATAACGAGAACCCGACTAGTCCGTACGCAACTGGAACGACAGACGACCTCTACCCACCCTTTGACAGTAATCGTGCACTGGGAATGTCCATACAAGGTAGTGGAGGGTCCGGCAGTGCGGAAGCTGAGATTCATAACGCGACATCCGGTAACACTGCGTTCCCGTTCGGTAACGCGAATGACGATTCGGATAACTTCCCCGCAGATCAGGATGTTGATTTCACGGCAACACTCGATGTGGACTCGAACACGGCTTCGCTTGAGGTCCTCGGTTCGCAGGCAGGTGGCACCGATGTGACTGCATCCGATACGGATGTAACTGATGGTCAGGGAGACGGTAACGCTCTGGGTAGCGATACTGAGTGGCAGAACGGTGGAATTCCACAAACGGTTGACGTCGCTATCAGTGCACGAAGCCTGAACAGCGACACGACCACGGTGAAAAACCTCACACTGAACGGTACTTCGGTATCCCCCGACCAACTCGCTGCCAGCGCTGGACCTGAACAGACGTATCTAGTGCTTCAGGGGATCGACTCCTCAGCCGGAAACACCATCGAGATTGATGGAACTCTCAACATCGAGGGGGATGCTAGTGGATGGTCCGGAATTGACGGACTTGTAATCAACTGGAGATGA
- a CDS encoding vWA domain-containing protein, translated as MSDNNGLELSRRRALAGIGAIGVASAGAGIGTSAYFSDEESFDDNSLTAGELDLKLDYKATYAGGPGRLSEVDSWYSADGPGEPFDVQEIEDGTYLIGETPDNTEDMWADEVQNTDLCAPDLGLINGDEIPVFALDDVKPGDSGEVTVSLHVCDNPAWMYMNGALTANDENGQSEPEADVDETGGDPGEGAGELADNIQTTLWYDENCNNVLDGGDDDTTSVPSCVQLVLDTSGSIGGDIGTVEDAANDLANTILGANDDNEVGATTFSGGSDVVNSVADAWSDLTGLGSNGSTNMSSGISDAGDDLANCTGGHDRIMVVFTDGSPDNSDSALSAANDLDDDIELYAIGVAGANQQFLNRLTTGDQDDDSNTFVVAGGTSAEDAIDQVFAQVGQTITGGEEVILEGTLADAMDALEDGIALDGNRSSEEREPFAGAMTHCLGFEWEVPTDVGNEIQTDSAVFDLGFYALQSRHNDDPPAEPFNGTYQDDNGLPSNGTAD; from the coding sequence ATGAGCGACAACAACGGACTCGAGCTGTCTCGGCGGCGGGCGCTCGCCGGTATCGGAGCGATCGGCGTCGCCAGCGCTGGCGCCGGAATCGGCACGAGTGCCTACTTCAGCGACGAGGAATCGTTCGACGACAACTCGCTGACGGCCGGCGAGCTCGACCTCAAACTCGACTACAAAGCCACGTACGCTGGCGGCCCGGGACGCCTCAGTGAGGTGGACAGCTGGTACAGCGCAGACGGGCCGGGCGAGCCGTTCGACGTGCAGGAGATCGAGGACGGGACGTACCTGATCGGCGAGACGCCGGACAATACGGAAGATATGTGGGCGGACGAGGTCCAGAACACGGATCTCTGTGCGCCGGATCTGGGTCTCATCAACGGCGATGAGATCCCCGTCTTCGCACTCGACGACGTGAAGCCCGGTGACTCCGGCGAGGTCACCGTCAGCCTCCACGTCTGTGACAACCCCGCGTGGATGTACATGAACGGAGCGCTGACGGCGAACGACGAGAACGGCCAGTCGGAGCCCGAGGCGGACGTCGACGAAACCGGCGGCGATCCGGGCGAGGGTGCCGGAGAACTCGCGGATAACATCCAAACCACGCTCTGGTACGACGAGAACTGTAACAACGTGCTCGACGGGGGCGATGACGACACGACATCGGTTCCATCGTGTGTCCAACTCGTCCTCGACACGTCCGGGTCGATCGGTGGCGACATCGGCACAGTCGAGGACGCGGCTAACGACCTCGCGAACACCATTCTGGGCGCCAACGATGACAACGAGGTCGGTGCGACGACGTTCTCCGGAGGCTCGGACGTCGTGAACAGCGTGGCGGACGCGTGGTCCGATCTCACTGGATTGGGCTCCAACGGAAGCACGAACATGAGCTCCGGGATATCCGATGCCGGCGACGATCTCGCCAACTGTACCGGGGGCCACGATCGGATCATGGTCGTCTTCACTGATGGCTCTCCGGACAACAGTGATAGTGCTTTGAGCGCCGCCAACGATCTCGACGACGACATCGAACTCTACGCGATCGGCGTCGCAGGAGCGAACCAGCAGTTCCTCAACAGACTCACCACCGGCGATCAGGACGACGACTCCAACACCTTCGTCGTCGCCGGCGGTACGAGCGCCGAGGACGCGATCGACCAGGTATTCGCCCAGGTCGGGCAGACGATCACCGGCGGCGAGGAGGTCATCTTGGAAGGCACCCTCGCCGACGCCATGGACGCCCTAGAGGACGGGATCGCCCTCGACGGGAACCGGTCTAGCGAAGAACGCGAACCGTTCGCGGGCGCGATGACTCACTGTCTCGGCTTCGAGTGGGAGGTCCCGACAGACGTCGGCAACGAGATCCAGACCGACTCGGCCGTCTTCGATCTCGGGTTCTACGCGCTCCAGAGCCGGCACAACGACGACCCGCCGGCGGAGCCGTTCAACGGGACCTACCAAGACGACAACGGGCTCCCGTCAAACGGGACCGCCGACTGA
- a CDS encoding HVO_0758 family zinc finger protein, with amino-acid sequence MKSTRKGLRDGDLFKDTYERLNCADCEKVLKKKNDPDEVFAVRVCPECEATFKELR; translated from the coding sequence ATGAAATCGACGCGCAAGGGACTCCGCGACGGCGACCTGTTCAAGGACACCTACGAGCGCCTGAACTGCGCCGACTGCGAGAAGGTCTTGAAAAAGAAGAACGATCCCGACGAAGTGTTCGCGGTCCGGGTCTGCCCCGAGTGCGAGGCGACGTTCAAAGAGCTGCGCTGA
- a CDS encoding aldo/keto reductase — protein sequence MATRDALWAYRDRFGDAFGRTYFRRFGPGVASSVGIGTYLGEPTAAVDDASREAIGLALRSGVNHVDTAVNYRCGRAERVVGEAVRESPIDRESIVVATKGGFLPFDGERPDDPTAYVRDRFLATGIVDADDLANGAHAVAPEYLEWSLDRSLDRLGLDAVDLFYIHNPETQLAARSREAVYDRLEAAFEALERRRAAGDVGAYGVATWDAFRVPESDERYLSLAEVLARAEAAGEAVGPDDDHGFEAVQLPFNVAMADAFTRRNQRPPGVDGDDGDADGDDSDDADGDAKPVSTLEFAHEAGLSVVTSASIGQGELANEGAIPADVDATLAGETPAQRALNFARSAPGVTASLVGASDPAHVRENVAAGTFDPLGASAFDAVFE from the coding sequence ATGGCGACTCGCGACGCGCTCTGGGCCTACCGCGACCGGTTCGGCGACGCCTTCGGGCGGACCTACTTCCGGCGCTTCGGCCCCGGCGTGGCCTCCAGCGTCGGGATCGGCACCTACCTCGGCGAGCCGACAGCCGCGGTCGACGACGCCTCCCGCGAGGCGATCGGGCTCGCGCTCCGCTCCGGGGTGAACCACGTCGACACCGCGGTCAACTACCGCTGCGGGCGGGCCGAGCGCGTCGTCGGCGAGGCCGTGCGGGAGTCCCCGATCGACCGCGAGTCGATCGTCGTCGCGACGAAGGGCGGGTTCCTCCCCTTCGACGGCGAGCGCCCGGACGACCCGACGGCGTACGTCCGCGACCGCTTCCTCGCGACCGGAATCGTCGACGCCGACGACCTCGCGAACGGCGCGCACGCGGTGGCGCCGGAGTACCTGGAGTGGTCGCTCGACCGCTCGCTGGACCGGCTCGGGCTCGACGCCGTCGACCTCTTTTATATTCACAACCCGGAGACGCAGCTCGCGGCCCGCTCCCGCGAGGCGGTGTACGACCGGCTGGAGGCCGCCTTCGAGGCCCTGGAACGCCGGCGCGCCGCCGGCGACGTCGGCGCCTACGGCGTCGCCACCTGGGACGCCTTCCGCGTTCCCGAGAGCGACGAGCGGTACCTCTCGCTCGCCGAGGTCCTCGCCCGGGCCGAGGCCGCCGGCGAGGCGGTCGGCCCCGACGACGATCACGGGTTCGAGGCGGTCCAACTCCCTTTTAATGTCGCCATGGCGGACGCCTTCACGCGGCGGAACCAGCGCCCGCCCGGAGTCGACGGCGACGACGGCGACGCCGACGGAGACGACTCCGACGACGCCGACGGCGACGCTAAGCCGGTCTCGACCCTGGAGTTCGCCCACGAGGCCGGCCTCTCTGTGGTGACGAGCGCGAGCATCGGGCAGGGGGAACTCGCGAACGAGGGCGCGATCCCGGCCGACGTCGACGCAACCCTCGCCGGCGAGACGCCGGCGCAGCGCGCGCTCAACTTCGCTCGGAGCGCCCCGGGCGTCACCGCCTCGCTCGTCGGGGCGAGCGACCCGGCCCACGTCCGCGAGAACGTCGCCGCGGGCACGTTCGACCCGCTCGGCGCCTCGGCGTTCGACGCCGTCTTCGAGTGA
- a CDS encoding mechanosensitive ion channel domain-containing protein, translated as MFAAQSAFTEFAGRVPERLWLALVVLVIGVIAAFLVGVINRRLLTRAGVPEAIEGTAFERTVREFNTSTVRILAQLSSYFILAVAVIVALTVAEVNYLDRFWSSVAAFLPRLFVAAVVMIVGVVVGDKAELLVAERLRGIKLPDLGVLPPLVKYSIVYVAALVALGQVGVQTLALVVLLAAYALAVVLFAALATKDLVASAAAGVFLLLRQPYVVGDEVKVAGERGIVQEVDLFVTHIEADGEDHVIPNHSVFRDGIVLIRE; from the coding sequence ATGTTCGCGGCACAGAGCGCGTTCACGGAGTTCGCGGGGAGGGTCCCCGAGCGACTGTGGCTCGCCTTGGTCGTGCTCGTCATCGGCGTGATCGCGGCGTTCCTGGTCGGAGTGATAAACCGGCGGCTGCTGACCCGGGCCGGGGTCCCGGAGGCGATCGAGGGGACGGCCTTCGAGCGCACCGTCCGGGAGTTCAACACGTCGACCGTCCGGATCCTGGCGCAGCTGTCCAGCTACTTCATCCTCGCCGTCGCCGTCATCGTCGCCCTCACCGTCGCCGAGGTGAACTACCTCGACCGGTTCTGGTCCTCGGTCGCCGCCTTCCTCCCGCGCCTGTTCGTCGCCGCGGTCGTCATGATCGTCGGCGTCGTCGTCGGCGACAAGGCGGAGCTGCTCGTCGCCGAGCGGCTCCGCGGGATCAAGCTGCCCGACCTCGGCGTGTTGCCGCCGCTCGTGAAGTACAGCATCGTGTACGTCGCCGCGCTGGTCGCGCTCGGACAGGTGGGGGTGCAGACGCTCGCGCTGGTCGTGCTGCTCGCGGCGTACGCGCTGGCGGTCGTGCTGTTCGCGGCGCTCGCGACGAAGGACCTCGTCGCGAGCGCGGCCGCCGGGGTGTTCCTCCTGCTCCGCCAGCCCTACGTCGTCGGCGACGAGGTGAAGGTCGCCGGGGAGCGCGGCATCGTCCAGGAGGTCGACCTGTTCGTCACGCACATCGAGGCCGACGGAGAAGACCACGTGATCCCCAACCACTCGGTGTTCCGCGACGGGATCGTCCTGATCCGGGAGTGA
- a CDS encoding phosphate-starvation-inducible PsiE family protein: MAFDLDDATRPAAVTMEWLVLGAAYFLLLLFLIGVFDLFLSLFRLLAAGDFTDPNEVVGLLDSVLLLLIIVEVHRTLLAYARGKPVLRIVVSASIIAVARRAISFRLEDYASGQETLLAALSIAVLVLALALGYFLLDRVSVPGRPELASDSTPEE; this comes from the coding sequence ATGGCGTTCGACCTCGACGACGCGACGCGGCCGGCCGCGGTGACGATGGAGTGGCTGGTGCTCGGAGCCGCGTACTTCCTCCTCCTGCTGTTTCTCATCGGCGTGTTCGACCTGTTCTTATCGCTGTTCCGACTCCTCGCCGCCGGCGATTTCACCGATCCGAACGAGGTGGTCGGCCTCCTCGACAGCGTCCTCCTCCTGCTGATCATCGTCGAGGTCCACCGGACGCTGCTGGCGTACGCCAGGGGGAAGCCCGTCCTCCGGATCGTCGTCAGCGCGTCGATCATCGCGGTCGCCCGACGCGCCATCAGCTTCCGGCTGGAGGATTACGCCTCGGGGCAGGAGACCCTGCTGGCCGCCCTCTCGATCGCCGTGTTGGTCCTCGCGCTCGCCCTCGGCTACTTCCTCCTCGACCGGGTGAGCGTGCCCGGGCGACCGGAGCTCGCGAGCGACTCGACCCCCGAGGAGTGA